A single window of Mugil cephalus isolate CIBA_MC_2020 chromosome 1, CIBA_Mcephalus_1.1, whole genome shotgun sequence DNA harbors:
- the LOC125008947 gene encoding tripartite motif-containing protein 2-like, with product MEAHQHSPDSSSEECTVLEAPPGKNTCPQHAGKVADLYCSACGCALCEDCMSEHEEHPKVPLSQALEQHRNGLQERVVAVQNRLPQISDALSFVKEILQQLTSQRASIEEDIQSSFEDLHKQLDVRKSVLLMELEVTYGLKQKVLQAQVDSLVRGEGDITATCTQAEEALAGEACVASLQVERDLGEKLQELTGIGLPCQPEENDQLDLVMETDGLRKSIHNLGTIVTTSAVASQSEAMGIGLEQCIVGYPASVTIVTRDKSGGACKSGNAILSAEVFTPDGSIVDGEILDHKNGTYEFVYTVPKEGDFSLALRLYDQHIKGSPFKLTVTRAIEAEVEVSPSTTTATNSAANATPSTGSSEGAKRRGKSPGQKKKGSKRASSALGTPRRKTQNPIEDDLIFRIGTKGRNKGEFTNLQGVAASSNGKILIADSNNQCVQIFSNEGEFKSRFGVRGRSPGQLQRPTGVAVHPSGDIIIADYDNKWVSIFSSEGKFKAKLGSGRLMGPKGVSVDQNGHVIVVDNKACTVFIFQLTGKLITKFGSRGNGDKQFAGPHFAAVNKNNEIIVTDFHNHSVKVFTPEGELVLKFGSNGEGNGQFNAPTGVAVDINGNIIVADWGNSRIQVFDGSGSFLSYINTSADPLYGPQGLALTSDGHVVVADSGNHCFKVYRYLQ from the exons ATGGAGGCCCACCAACACTCCCCAGATAGCAGCAGTGAGGAGTGCACCGTCCTGGAGGCGCCGCCCGGCAAAAACACCTGCCCGCAACATGCAGGGAAG GTGGCTGATCTGTACTGTTCAGCTTGCGGGTGTGCTTTGTGTGAAGACTGTATGTCGGAGCATGAGGAGCACCCTAAGGTGCCGCTAAGCCAGGCCCTGGAGCAGCACCGCAACGGCCTGCAGGAGAGGGTGGTGGCAGTCCAGAACAG ACTCCCTCAAATTTCAGATGCGCTGTCCTTCGTCAAGGAGATCCTTCAGCAGCTGACCAGTCAGAGAGCTTCCATCGAAGAGGACATCCAGTCGAGCTTCGAAGACTTGCACAAGCAGCTGGATGTTCGGAAGAGTGTTCTACTGATGGAGCTGGAAGTTACATATGGGCTCAAACAGAAG GTCCTCCAGGCCCAGGTGGACAGCCTTGTCCGGGGAGAGGGGGACATAACAGCAACCTGTACCCAGGCTGAGGAGGCTCTAGCTGGGGAGGCGTGTGTGGCGAGTCTGCAGGTGGAACGAGACCTgggagagaagctgcaggagctgaCTGGAATTGGTTTGCCGTGCCAACCGGAGGAAAACGACCAGCTGGATCTGGTGATGGAGACGGACGGTCTGAGGAAGTCCATACACAACCTGGGCACCATTGTCACAACCAG CGCGGTGGCAAGCCAGAGCGAAGCCATGGGCATTGGCCTGGAacagtgcattgtgggatatCCTGCCTCGGTTACCATTGTAACAAGAGACAAGTCAGGGGGAGCCTGTAAGAGTGGCAATGCGATCCTGTCAGCTGAG GTATTCACCCCAGATGGCAGCATTGTTGATGGTGAAATATTGGACCACAAGAACGGGACGTATGAGTTTGTGTACACAGTGCCAAAGGAGGGCGACTTTTCACTGGCACTTCGTTTGTACGACCAGCACATCAAGGGAAGTCCCTTCAAACTGACCGTCACCAGGGCCATAGAGGCAGAAGTAGAG GTATCTCCCTCCACGACAACAGCAACCAACTCAGCAGCCAATGCCACCCCTTCCACAGGCTCCTCCGAGGGGGCAAAGAGACGAGGGAAGTCCCCCGGCCAGAAAAAGAAAGGCTCCAAGAGGGCCAGCAGTGCCCTGGGCACCCCTCGACGCAAAACTCAGAACCCCATCGAAGATGACCTCATCTTCAGGATCG GAACAAAGGGGAGGAATAAAGGAGAGTTCACCAATCTTCAAGGAGTTGCTGCCTCCTCCAATGGCAAAATACTGATTGCTGACAGCAACAATCAGTGTGTCCAG ATATTCTCCAATGAGGGAGAGTTCAAAAGTCGCTTTGGTGTGCGGGGACGGTCGCCCGGGCAACTGCAGCGCCCCACGGGTGTCGCCGTGCACCCCAGTGGCGACATCATCATCGCCGACTATGACAACAAGTGGGTCAGCATCTTCTCCTCCGAGGGCAAGTTTAAG GCAAAGCTTGGCTCTGGCAGACTTATGGGGCCGAAGGGCGTCTCAGTGGACCAAAACGGCCATGTGATCGTGGTGGACAACAAGGCGTGTACCGTCTTCATCTTCCAGCTGACTGGCAAGCTCATCACCAAGTTTGGCAGTAGAGGCAACGGTGATAAGCAGTTTGCAG GTCCACACTTTGCAGCAGTGAACAAGAACAATGAAATCATTGTAACTGACTTCCATAACCACTCTGTCAAG GTTTTCACGCCTGAGGGAGAGCTGGTGTTGAAGTTTGGCTCAAATGGCGAAGGAAACGGCCAGTTCAACGCCCCCACAGGTGTAGCTGTGGACATCAATGGGAACATCATTGTTGCTGACTGGGGCAACAGTAGAATCCAG GTGTTTGATGGAAGCGGCTCTTTCCTGTCCTACATCAACACGTCTGCCGACCCTCTGTACGGACCCCAAGGCCTGGCTCTGACCTCAGACGGACATGTAGTGGTGGCTGACTCTGGCAACCACTGCTTCAAAGTCTACCGCTACCTACAATGA